The following proteins are encoded in a genomic region of Populus trichocarpa isolate Nisqually-1 chromosome 13, P.trichocarpa_v4.1, whole genome shotgun sequence:
- the LOC18104471 gene encoding leucine-rich repeat receptor-like tyrosine-protein kinase PXC3, translated as MTTRYVQQRTSIFLSFLFLLFPAVLSELSSNQTSIMVNLSKFLNFSNSSWDATRDPCSWKGVTCSSGNSSVTGLFLSMFGLSNSNSLADVCKIETLRSLDLSKNRLSLIPDDFVNDCGRIDGLKLLNISQNKLDGPLPTFNGFVGLEFLDLSFNSLSGNVSPQLDGLLALKSLNLSFNKFSGPLPVNVGKSLLLESLQLSMNHFQGTIPQDIANCQNLSVIDFSGNALDGSIPSRIGNLKKLRFLILSSNNLSGDIPANISNIPTLFRFAANQNKFDGKIPSGITRYLTLFDLSFNKLRGPIPGDILSQSKLQLVDLSYNQLDGSIPSSISASLLRLRLGGNNLNGSIPSSFDSLENLTYLELDNNRLTGVIPPELGSCQSLALLNLAQNDLAGSVPSLLGNLNDLQVLKLQHNNLVGEIPSEITRLQKLSILNISWNSLTGSIPSSISNLQSLAHLNLQCNKLQGPIPATVNSMNSLLELQLGQNQLNGTIPLMPVKLQISLNLSSNLFQGPIPGTLSRLKDLEVLDLSNNNFSGEIPSSFTEMESLNQLILSNNQLSGVIPGFKPYVSLSARGNAGLINKTATITPQESPKKGKSVAVPVVLAVVAAVLAVGAVSIIVVSLSRRFLKVNNQQSQSGEELPPPQVIEGILLTTNGIHRSNIDFTKTMEIAADPLNIELKTRFSTYYKATMPSGARYFVKKLNWSDKIFQLGSHHKFGQELEDLGKLSNSNVMTPLAYVLSMDSAYLFYEYAEKGTLFYVLHGKLGDALDWASRYSIAVGVAQGLTFLHGCTSGPILLLDLSSQNIFLKSLKEPLVGDIELHKVIDPTKSTGSLSTVAGSVGYIPPEYAYTMRVTMAGNVYSFGVVLLELLTGKPAVSEGTELAKWVLSKSKQQDKWDHILDYNISRTSPAVRGQMLAVLKIALSCVSVSTEARPKMKSVLRLIVNAR; from the exons ttgttcttgttatttCCTGCGGTGCTCTCTGAACTATCCTCAAACCAAACCAGCATCATGGTCAATCTGTCTAAGTTCCTTAACTTTTCTAATTCTTCATGGGATGCTACTAGAGACCCATGTTCTTGGAAGGGAGTTACATGTAGCTCTGGTAACTCATCAGTAACTGGTCTTTTTCTATCTATGTTTGGTCTCTCCAACTCTAATTCCTTGGCTGATGTTTGCAAGATTGAAACTTTACGGTCCCTTGATCTTTCTAAAAACCGTTTGAGCTTAATCCCAGATGATTTCGTCAATGATTGTGGAAGGATTGATGGCCTAAAGTTGTTGAATATTAgccaaaataaattagatggtCCTTTGCCAACTTTTAATGGTTTTGTTGGGTTAGAATTTTTGGACTTGTCTTTCAATTCTTTGTCTGGTAATGTTAGTCCACAGTTAGATGGATTGCTTGCACTCAAAAGCTTGAATCTTAGTTTCAATAAGTTCAGCGGTCCTCTTCCTGTAAACGTTGGAAAGTCCTTGCTGTTGGAGAGTCTACAGCTCTCTATGAATCATTTCCAAGGTACTATCCCTCAAGATATCGCGAATTGTCAGAACTTGAGCGTGATTGATTTTAGTGGAAATGCTCTTGATGGGTCTATTCCTTCTAGGATTGGAAATCTCAAAAAGTTGAGGTTTTTGATTTTGTCTTCCAATAATTTGAGTGGAGATATTCCAGCAAACATTTCAAATATTCCAACCTTGTTTCGATTTgcagcaaatcaaaacaagtttGATGGTAAAATTCCCAGTGGAATTACAAGATATCTTACTTTGTTCGATCTTAGTTTCAATAAGTTGAGAGGGCCTATTCCAGGAGACATTTTGTCACAGTCGAAATTGCAACTTGTGGATTTGTCTTACAATCAGTTAGATGGTTCAATACCTTCGAGTATATCTGCAAGCTTGCTTAGATTGAGATTGGGAGGAAACAATCTCAATGGCTCGATACCTTCTTCATTTGATTCACTTGAGAATTTGACTTACTTGGAGCTGGATAACAATAGGTTGACTGGTGTGATACCTCCTGAGTTGGGTTCTTGCCAAAGTTTGGCACTGTTGAATTTGGCACAGAATGACCTTGCAGGATCTGTACCTTCACTATTGGGAAATCTCAACGATCTTCAAGTTTTGAAGCTTCAGCATAACAACTTGGTTGGAGAAATCCCTTCAGAGATCACTCGATTACAGAAGTTATCAATCTTGAACATCAGCTGGAATTCGCTTACTGGTTCAATACCTTCTTCAATTTCAAACTTGCAAAGCCTTGCTCACTTGAACCTGCAATGTAACAAGCTTCAGGGTCCAATACCTGCCACTGTCAACAGTATGAACTCTCTGTTAGAACTCCAACTTGGGCAAAATCAACTAAATGGAACGATTCCATTGATGCCAGTCAAATTGCAGATTTCCTTGAATCTCAGCAGCAACCTCTTTCAAGGACCTATTCCAGGAACTCTTTCCCGACTGAAGGACTTGGAAGTTTTGGATCTCTCAAACAACAATTTCTCGGGTGAGATTCCCAGCTCTTTTACTGAAATGGAATCCCTAAATCAGTTGATACTCTCAAACAATCAGCTTTCTGGAGTCATCCCAGGGTTCAAACCATATGTGTCTTTAAGTGCAAGAGGAAATGCAGGACTTATAAACAAGACAGCAACAATAACTCCCCAAGAATCCCCAAAGAAGGGGAAATCAGTTGCTGTACCAGTTGTGCTTGCAGTTGTTGCTGCTGTTCTTGCTGTTGGAGCTGTCTCGATTATAGTTGTGTCATTATCCAGACGCTTTCTCAAGGTTAACAATCAGCAGTCACAATCAGGGGAAGAGCTTCCGCCTCCTCAAGTAATCGAAGGCATTCTGTTGACTACAAATGGAATTCACAGGTCTAACATCGACTTCACCAAAACCATGGAAATAGCTGCTGATCCATTGAACATTGAGTTGAAGACTAGGTTTTCAACATACTATAAGGCCACCATGCCTTCTGGAGCACGCTACTTTGTCAAGAAGCTCAACTGGAGCGACAAGATATTCCAATTGGGTAGCCATCATAAATTCGGACAAGAGCTGGAAGATTTAGGTAAACTGAGCAATTCCAATGTCATGACTCCTTTGGCCTATGTATTGAGCATGGACAGTGCTTATCTCTTCTATGAATACGCTGAAAAGGGTACCCTTTTTTATGTTCTTCATGGTAAACTGGGAGATGCTTTGGACTGGGCAAGCCGTTACAGTATAGCAGTTGGAGTTGCTCAGGGCCTTACCTTTCTTCATGGATGCACCTCTGGTCCGATTCTCCTCCTCGACCTTTCAAGCCAAAACATTTTCCTCAAGTCTCTGAAGGAGCCTCTCGTAGGAGACATTGAGCTCCACAAAGTGATTGATCCAACAAAGAGCACTGGCAGCCTTTCGACAGTTGCTGGCTCTGTCGGCTATATTCCACCAG AGTATGCATACACAATGAGGGTGACAATGGCTGGGAATGTATATAGCTTTGGGGTCGTTCTACTGGAGTTGCTGACAGGAAAGCCAGCAGTAAGTGAGGGAACTGAACTAGCCAAGTGGGTCTTAAGTAAGTCGAAACAGCAAGACAAGTGGGATCACATCCTTGATTATAACATCAGCAGGACTTCACCTGCTGTCAGAGGCCAGATGCTTGCAGTCCTTAAGATTGCCCTTAGTTGCGTTAGTGTTTCCACAGAAGCAAGGCCAAAGATGAAGAGTGTTTTAAGGTTGATCGTCAATGCACGATGA